The following coding sequences are from one Candidatus Hydrogenedentota bacterium window:
- a CDS encoding glycoside hydrolase family 78 protein, which translates to MIRRVLPVVLIVLCGVALAEDGLGAPRNLRCEYEQDPIGLEVAQPRLSWVVNDDRRGAMQAAYRIVVASTVADADSGKGTIWDSGRVESSASIHVPYGGPALTSGQRCYWSVRTWDSTGAESPWAVPAFWEMGLLHAEDWQARWITINEEKETPGPLFGDWIWNPTPSTDEVTRYFRKTIEIPSGAQIVSAKAWGAANNEYRFYLNGELIGGCDEWKAVESFDVTSQLRAGENAIALEGVHARGIGGVCFGMRIRFADDTVMEVRTDQSWLTSTEDPEGWKLAGFDPKDWVTPTLVAKYGDPPWGAVADRYPSRSFYLRKNFTTTDAGIARARVYASALGAYQVYINGQRVGIDELTPGWTYFPKHILYQTYDVTHMVRRGDNAIGMLLGNGWWGGSMAGAWKDGNLRGIAQLEIVYEDGARLVIGTDETWKGHVSPIVKDSIYHGETHDAQQEIDGWCEAGFGDKDWLPARVWTGPMGQLASQIGPTIRITDDINTVALTEPKPGVYVFDFGQNAAGRVRLTVNGPKGTRVQIRYAEILRPDGTLYTDNYQGAKCTDVYTLKGDGTEVWEPAFTYRGFRYAEVTGYPGTPDKNALVMRVMHTAVPPIGDFRCSEDIVNRVQQNILWGTRSNFYGVPTDCPQRDERLGWTGDIQVFLPTACWNMQVAGFMTKWMQDVVDSRNADGSTTDVAPALSAAPGAPGWADVVVAVPWCLYTYYGDTRIAETYHDAMADWLAYMRSHATDGLYVMGRYGDWVAVEPSPKHTLAGAYQYLSTVRFAEMLEGLGKGSEADGLRKEAAVIASEYNRRYFDPQTSLYEGKTQTANLIPLWFGIVPEEKRVAVVNNLVQDIANHDNHLTTGFLGTAYLMPALSAFGQDAVAGILANQRTYPSWGYMVDAGATTIWERWNSDKYEELKSGMNSFNHYAFGTVGQWYYEYLVGMRPLERGFKRILFEPHTSGARWAEASFDSMYGRIHCAWKKEPVFELTVTAPANTTALVRTPVPCTSDIGSGGTVQVDAAPSTSFEIGAGTYTFKAATK; encoded by the coding sequence CTATCGTATTGTGGTTGCTTCGACAGTGGCGGATGCGGATTCAGGCAAGGGCACGATTTGGGATTCAGGGAGGGTAGAGTCCTCCGCCTCCATTCACGTTCCCTATGGCGGCCCCGCGTTGACCTCTGGACAGCGTTGTTATTGGTCAGTGCGTACTTGGGATTCGACTGGTGCCGAGTCGCCGTGGGCAGTTCCTGCATTCTGGGAGATGGGGTTGCTCCACGCAGAAGATTGGCAAGCCCGCTGGATTACCATCAACGAAGAGAAGGAAACGCCGGGTCCGTTATTTGGCGACTGGATCTGGAATCCGACACCGAGCACAGACGAAGTGACGCGGTATTTTCGCAAGACGATAGAGATTCCTTCGGGCGCGCAGATTGTCAGCGCAAAGGCGTGGGGCGCGGCAAACAATGAATACCGATTCTATCTGAACGGAGAGCTAATTGGCGGATGCGACGAGTGGAAGGCGGTGGAATCTTTCGATGTGACCAGCCAATTGCGTGCCGGTGAGAATGCGATTGCATTGGAAGGGGTCCATGCCCGAGGGATTGGCGGGGTGTGTTTTGGCATGCGCATTCGTTTTGCGGACGATACCGTCATGGAGGTTCGCACCGACCAGAGTTGGCTGACTTCGACGGAAGATCCAGAGGGCTGGAAGCTGGCAGGGTTTGATCCAAAGGACTGGGTGACACCTACGTTGGTCGCGAAATACGGGGATCCGCCCTGGGGAGCGGTCGCCGACCGGTATCCCAGCCGTTCGTTTTATCTGCGTAAGAACTTCACAACAACGGACGCCGGTATTGCACGAGCACGAGTCTATGCGAGTGCTCTGGGCGCTTATCAGGTTTACATCAATGGTCAGCGAGTCGGAATAGACGAACTGACTCCGGGCTGGACCTATTTCCCGAAGCACATTCTTTACCAGACTTACGACGTAACACACATGGTGAGGCGGGGCGACAATGCGATAGGCATGCTCTTGGGCAACGGCTGGTGGGGCGGAAGCATGGCCGGGGCATGGAAGGACGGCAACCTGCGCGGTATCGCGCAACTCGAAATCGTGTACGAGGATGGAGCGCGTTTGGTCATTGGTACGGACGAGACCTGGAAGGGGCATGTTTCCCCCATCGTCAAGGACAGCATCTATCACGGCGAGACCCACGATGCGCAGCAAGAGATAGATGGCTGGTGTGAAGCGGGATTTGGAGACAAGGATTGGTTGCCCGCGCGCGTTTGGACCGGGCCAATGGGCCAGCTTGCCTCGCAAATCGGTCCGACGATCCGCATAACCGACGATATCAACACGGTAGCGTTGACGGAACCCAAACCAGGTGTCTATGTCTTCGATTTTGGACAGAACGCAGCCGGTCGCGTCCGCCTTACAGTGAATGGCCCGAAAGGGACGCGAGTACAGATTCGGTATGCCGAAATCCTTCGCCCAGACGGCACGTTGTACACGGACAACTACCAAGGCGCGAAGTGTACGGATGTTTACACGCTAAAAGGGGATGGAACGGAGGTTTGGGAACCGGCATTCACGTATCGCGGATTTCGGTACGCGGAAGTGACTGGTTATCCGGGGACGCCAGACAAGAATGCGCTTGTGATGCGTGTGATGCACACCGCAGTTCCTCCGATCGGTGATTTTCGATGTTCCGAGGACATCGTCAATCGGGTTCAGCAGAACATTCTGTGGGGTACGCGCTCGAACTTCTACGGTGTGCCGACGGACTGTCCGCAACGCGATGAACGCCTCGGGTGGACCGGCGATATTCAGGTCTTTCTGCCGACGGCCTGTTGGAACATGCAGGTCGCCGGGTTCATGACGAAGTGGATGCAAGACGTCGTGGACTCGCGCAATGCGGACGGTTCCACGACCGATGTCGCTCCTGCTCTGAGCGCGGCCCCCGGCGCGCCCGGTTGGGCAGACGTGGTGGTCGCCGTGCCGTGGTGTCTATACACGTACTACGGAGACACGCGCATCGCGGAGACGTACCACGACGCGATGGCGGATTGGCTTGCGTATATGCGAAGTCATGCCACCGATGGACTTTATGTGATGGGCCGATACGGGGACTGGGTTGCCGTGGAGCCGTCGCCGAAGCACACCCTCGCCGGCGCCTATCAGTATCTGTCGACGGTCCGGTTTGCGGAGATGTTGGAGGGGCTCGGTAAAGGGTCCGAAGCAGACGGGTTGCGAAAGGAAGCGGCTGTCATCGCGAGTGAATACAACCGGCGCTACTTCGATCCCCAGACCAGTCTCTACGAAGGAAAAACGCAGACCGCCAATCTTATTCCGCTGTGGTTTGGAATAGTTCCGGAGGAGAAACGTGTTGCGGTTGTCAATAACCTTGTGCAGGACATCGCCAATCATGATAACCATCTGACAACCGGCTTCCTGGGCACCGCGTATCTCATGCCGGCGTTGAGCGCTTTTGGTCAGGATGCCGTGGCGGGAATACTCGCGAACCAGCGTACATACCCTTCGTGGGGATACATGGTTGATGCCGGAGCGACAACCATCTGGGAGCGGTGGAACAGCGACAAGTATGAGGAACTGAAGTCTGGAATGAATTCGTTCAATCACTATGCGTTCGGTACCGTGGGCCAATGGTACTACGAGTACCTCGTGGGAATGCGCCCGCTCGAACGCGGCTTCAAGCGAATCCTTTTCGAGCCGCATACGAGTGGCGCGAGATGGGCCGAGGCTTCGTTCGATTCCATGTACGGACGCATTCATTGCGCATGGAAGAAGGAACCTGTATTCGAACTGACCGTGACGGCGCCTGCCAATACAACGGCACTGGTGCGGACTCCTGTTCCGTGCACAAGCGACATCGGTTCCGGTGGCACGGTACAGGTCGATGCCGCCCCGAGCACGTCGTTCGAAATCGGCGCAGGAACGTATACGTTCAAAGCGGCCACGAAATAG
- a CDS encoding metallophosphoesterase family protein has product MMKKRIAYLLVGLVVVYFIVDEFKGRLFDYIANNYVTRVTAHPSAPQPDQVCLTWSGDPRNTQAVQWRTAMSVYDGVVQYRMSTPSDSESKELRVVPLVMEDRLLENDPKIHRYTGELKELQPATSYTYRVGSKDQGFWSEWSEFTTAPDGVTPFKFVYMGDPQEGLEYWGNLLQRAHERFPEAVFYTIAGDIVNNGHFRNEWDQLLCGAKGVFERRSVVPSIGNHDYDKRPSPSMYLDHFALGTNGPKDVPAEHAYSFTYGNALFIVLDSNRRIDQQTAWLEKTLAESKATWKFAIFHHPAYSSAPHRDNDEVREQWGALFDKYHVDMALQGHDHAYLRTFPMKGEKRVESPAEGTIYVVSVSGTKFYEQEPHDYSAVQFANVPTYQVLDISVNPDRLTYRAYDLQDNIKDELIIEK; this is encoded by the coding sequence ATGATGAAGAAACGTATTGCATATCTGTTGGTGGGCCTCGTCGTTGTCTATTTCATCGTCGACGAGTTCAAGGGCCGGTTGTTCGACTACATTGCGAACAACTATGTTACCCGCGTCACTGCGCATCCCTCCGCACCGCAACCCGACCAAGTCTGCCTGACGTGGAGTGGCGATCCCAGGAATACCCAAGCCGTTCAGTGGCGCACGGCAATGTCCGTGTATGACGGGGTGGTGCAGTACCGGATGTCAACGCCAAGTGACAGCGAATCGAAAGAACTTAGGGTCGTTCCGTTAGTCATGGAAGATCGACTTCTGGAGAACGACCCCAAGATTCACCGATATACCGGCGAATTGAAGGAGCTTCAGCCCGCAACTTCGTATACATACCGGGTAGGTAGCAAGGACCAGGGATTTTGGTCCGAGTGGTCGGAATTCACCACGGCTCCGGATGGGGTCACTCCGTTCAAGTTCGTATACATGGGCGACCCGCAGGAAGGATTGGAGTACTGGGGGAACTTGTTGCAGCGGGCGCATGAGCGTTTTCCCGAAGCCGTGTTTTATACGATCGCGGGCGATATCGTGAATAACGGCCACTTCAGAAACGAATGGGATCAGCTTCTGTGTGGAGCGAAGGGCGTGTTTGAGCGCCGTTCGGTCGTGCCCAGCATCGGAAACCACGACTACGACAAAAGGCCGTCTCCGTCCATGTATCTGGACCATTTTGCCTTGGGTACGAACGGTCCGAAGGATGTTCCCGCCGAGCACGCGTACAGCTTCACGTATGGCAATGCACTGTTCATTGTGCTCGACTCCAACCGGCGAATCGACCAACAGACGGCGTGGCTGGAAAAGACGCTAGCCGAATCCAAGGCGACGTGGAAGTTCGCGATCTTTCACCACCCCGCTTATTCGTCGGCCCCGCACCGAGACAACGACGAGGTCCGGGAACAGTGGGGCGCGCTGTTCGACAAATACCATGTCGACATGGCGCTTCAGGGGCATGATCACGCCTATTTAAGGACTTTTCCGATGAAGGGCGAAAAGCGCGTGGAGAGTCCCGCGGAAGGTACCATCTATGTCGTTTCAGTCTCGGGCACGAAATTTTACGAACAGGAGCCGCACGATTACTCGGCGGTTCAGTTCGCGAACGTCCCCACGTATCAGGTGTTGGACATCTCCGTCAATCCTGACCGCCTCACGTATCGCGCCTACGACTTGCAGGACAACATTAAAGACGAGCTGATCATCGAAAAGTGA
- a CDS encoding pyridoxal-phosphate dependent enzyme, with product MIPLFEVYPGLEAKLPYLALGEFPTPVTHCEHLGPVLGLDRLYIKRDDISGPVYGGNKVRKLEFLLGKAKAIGAKEVMTFGFAGSNHALCTAIYARQAGLRSISMLLPQVNSKSLQRNLLLGHAFGAELHHYSNRASIALGVMSQSLRHRLRTGKSPMVIPAGGSNPIGIAGFVNAAFELREQVMNGELPEPDIIYVAVGSMGSVVGLLIGLKAAEMKTKVAPIRVIDSSLANPAALGKLAEQTLSMLTQQGSDFPRVTIDPADLELREEYYGERYAEYTPECVEAMNLLYDSEGVRLDGTYSGKAMAAVVGDARKGLLKGKTVVFWDTYNSRPIWNKVPMPDYHALPKTLHRYFESNVQPLDSIG from the coding sequence ATGATCCCGTTGTTTGAAGTGTATCCAGGTTTGGAGGCAAAGCTCCCCTACCTCGCATTGGGCGAGTTTCCAACTCCGGTCACCCATTGCGAACATTTGGGTCCCGTCTTGGGTCTCGACCGCCTGTATATTAAACGTGACGACATCTCCGGCCCAGTCTACGGTGGGAACAAGGTCAGGAAGCTGGAGTTTCTGCTCGGCAAGGCCAAAGCCATCGGGGCGAAAGAAGTCATGACCTTCGGTTTCGCGGGGTCAAACCACGCCCTTTGTACAGCCATTTACGCGCGCCAGGCCGGGCTTCGAAGCATCTCGATGCTGCTCCCACAGGTCAACTCCAAGTCCCTGCAAAGGAACCTGCTCCTCGGCCATGCGTTCGGCGCGGAGCTGCATCACTACAGCAATCGGGCCTCCATCGCCCTCGGGGTGATGAGCCAGTCGCTGCGTCATCGTCTCCGGACCGGAAAGTCACCGATGGTTATCCCCGCCGGCGGCTCCAACCCCATCGGCATAGCTGGGTTCGTCAATGCAGCGTTTGAGTTGCGCGAACAGGTCATGAATGGCGAACTTCCAGAACCGGACATCATCTACGTCGCCGTGGGCTCTATGGGAAGTGTCGTCGGCTTGCTAATCGGTCTGAAGGCGGCTGAAATGAAGACGAAAGTCGCGCCGATTCGCGTAATCGATTCCTCACTCGCCAACCCGGCCGCACTTGGAAAACTCGCCGAGCAAACCCTTTCCATGCTTACGCAACAAGGCTCGGATTTCCCAAGAGTGACGATCGACCCGGCCGATCTGGAATTGCGCGAGGAATACTATGGCGAACGTTACGCCGAGTATACTCCTGAATGCGTCGAGGCGATGAACCTGCTTTACGACTCCGAAGGCGTGCGTCTGGACGGCACATACTCGGGAAAGGCCATGGCGGCCGTCGTCGGCGATGCCCGCAAGGGGCTCCTCAAGGGCAAGACCGTGGTCTTCTGGGACACCTACAACTCGCGGCCCATCTGGAATAAGGTACCCATGCCGGATTACCATGCACTTCCGAAAACGCTGCATCGCTATTTCGAAAGTAACGTCCAACCACTGGATTCGATCGGTTAG
- a CDS encoding PilZ domain-containing protein produces the protein MATHIKRGNCCHLRVGGKRIPAEVVDVREQLIRLRCPEDGVPTRGSGLTIEFAENGAVAGYFAQVLTAAPGQAREVVLLRSPGLDRIDLRSFLRVPSSFTATVEGVQTGGPAEAQILNISSGGALLRTPARVQVGEPVRVTLTAVEQRPIHISGSVVHIGDEQPQTEHSIGVRFLGVDTDGRHAISWYVWKRIEQIFSAPA, from the coding sequence ATGGCAACACACATCAAGCGCGGCAACTGCTGTCACCTCCGAGTCGGAGGAAAACGAATTCCGGCAGAAGTGGTCGACGTGCGCGAACAACTCATTCGTTTACGCTGCCCGGAAGATGGCGTTCCCACGCGGGGCAGCGGACTTACTATCGAGTTCGCGGAAAACGGTGCCGTTGCGGGATATTTCGCCCAAGTACTGACCGCAGCACCGGGGCAAGCTCGAGAAGTAGTACTTCTTCGCTCTCCGGGACTCGACCGCATCGACCTTCGATCCTTCCTGCGCGTGCCATCCAGCTTCACGGCGACCGTGGAGGGTGTTCAGACAGGTGGTCCCGCCGAGGCCCAAATCCTCAACATCAGTTCAGGGGGGGCTCTTCTGCGCACTCCGGCCCGCGTGCAAGTCGGCGAACCGGTGCGCGTCACGTTGACCGCTGTCGAACAGCGCCCCATCCATATTTCGGGCAGCGTAGTGCACATTGGAGATGAACAGCCGCAGACCGAGCACAGTATCGGTGTGCGGTTTCTTGGAGTGGATACGGATGGCCGGCACGCCATCTCGTGGTACGTTTGGAAACGGATCGAGCAGATTTTCTCAGCACCTGCCTGA
- the budA gene encoding acetolactate decarboxylase, with translation MLRKAIRTTAILILCSVTPIVSSSCAHVQREKESMVQLCTIDALMEGVYDGSFSIPEVKRLGNLGIGTFDHLDGEMILLDGICYKAQASGLVSRVNDSETTPFATVVRFRPDRVVTIGDTSSFKSFCAELDKQLPSANLFYALRIPCVLDSLKIRTVPSQTKPYPRLAQVVEKQSIFERKNVSGTLLGFRCPEYARGLNVPGYHLHFLSDDKSLGGHVQDFSGKEFRVQVDDIAEIRVVLPDDKAFLGADLSTHKAEELQKVEK, from the coding sequence GTGCTTAGAAAAGCCATCCGAACGACCGCAATTCTGATCCTCTGTTCCGTTACTCCCATCGTTTCATCGAGTTGCGCGCATGTTCAGCGCGAAAAAGAATCCATGGTCCAGCTCTGTACCATCGACGCCTTGATGGAGGGCGTCTATGACGGCTCGTTCAGTATCCCCGAAGTGAAACGGCTTGGAAACCTCGGGATAGGTACATTCGACCATCTTGACGGCGAGATGATTCTCTTGGACGGCATTTGCTACAAAGCCCAAGCCAGCGGCTTGGTCAGCCGCGTGAACGACTCGGAAACCACGCCATTCGCGACTGTGGTCCGTTTTCGTCCGGATCGCGTTGTCACCATTGGAGATACGTCAAGTTTCAAGTCATTCTGCGCGGAACTGGATAAGCAGCTTCCCAGCGCCAATCTATTCTATGCGCTCCGAATTCCCTGTGTCCTCGACTCCCTCAAAATCAGGACTGTGCCCAGCCAGACTAAGCCCTATCCACGGCTCGCGCAGGTCGTGGAAAAACAGAGCATCTTCGAGCGAAAGAATGTGTCGGGCACCCTTTTGGGGTTTCGGTGCCCGGAATACGCCCGAGGTCTTAATGTTCCGGGCTACCACCTGCACTTCTTAAGTGATGACAAATCCCTCGGCGGGCACGTTCAGGACTTCTCCGGCAAGGAGTTTCGGGTCCAGGTGGACGATATCGCCGAGATTCGCGTGGTCTTGCCTGATGATAAGGCATTCTTAGGAGCAGACCTGAGCACGCACAAGGCTGAGGAGCTTCAAAAGGTTGAGAAATAG